Within the Bradyrhizobium ottawaense genome, the region TGGTCGATGTGGCGGCGGCCGTCTCTGCGCGCTCCACGTCCCCGGAACGAAACTGGGCCGCCGGGGTTTTATTGCGGGGTTACGCCCTCACCTGCTTTCCATCCCGTGCGCGGCTGTTGGGGGCAAAGTGTGGCATTTTGCCCACTCGGTCCCTGGCGTTATGTGCTGTGTACTTCCTCTAACTGATCGCCGGATATTCGAACTGATCTAGGGAGCCTATGCCACCCTACTATTTTCATTACCGGGACGGATCATCGATATTCGAGGATGGAGTCGGCGAGGTGTTTGCGGCCTCCTTGGCCATGCAGCATGCCACGAAGCTCGCTCGGGAATTGGCGCGAAGCGGCGAACCGGCCAATGCCGCGATCGTCGTCGTCGAAGGCGGCCAGCATCTTTTCGAAGTTCCGCTGGGCACAGGGCGACT harbors:
- a CDS encoding DUF6894 family protein, whose product is MPPYYFHYRDGSSIFEDGVGEVFAASLAMQHATKLARELARSGEPANAAIVVVEGGQHLFEVPLGTGRLA